The DNA sequence ACAAATTCAAAAGCCAGATCCCACACCACGCtccaattatttattatttgtgaATTAGATTTCTACGCAACTCGACACATCCAACGGTTACAAATCACTCCACTCCAGATTTTGGCCGTTTCTTTTCCTGTTTAAAATCTAGAGgcatttctttttttctctaaatCGGCTTCTGGTTCTGGAATCTCGATTCGAACCCTAACTCCCTCCAAACCCTCTTTCCGACTTCGTTCATATCAATGGCACCAAAACGATCTACTCCCCTGGATGATCCACCGGCTGCTTCTtctgaagaagaagaggaaagctccagtggagaagaagaagacggagaagaggaagagggatcTTCATCTGAAGAAGAAGGAACTCAGGGAAAGCCGCAAAAACCCTCTTCTCAACCAGCGTCACAGATACAAACTGCAAAACCAGTTCACAAGAAGCCTGATTCCGAATCCGAGTCTGATGAGTCTGACTCTGAATCCGACTCCGATGCTGACCGACCTAATCATGCCCGTGACGCCACTGTCAAGCCCATCGCTTCTAAGCCCATGGAGGAGACTCCTACCAAAACCACGAAGCTTAGATCTAAACCCTCGGCATCAAGTTCAGCTACCGCGAAGTCAACGGCCGCGGTGAAAAGGGCCAGTGAGAGTGATCGCGACCCAAAAGACTCTAAGCGGGGCAAGAAGAAGGATTCGGAATCTGATGGAGTTGTTGAGAAGTCCGAGGATACGAAGAAACAGCTGTTTCAGCGGCTCTGGAGCGAGGATGATGAGATTGCGGTGTTAAAAGGCATCATTGATTTCACTGAAAAGAAAGGAACTGACCCTTCGAAGGATATGACCTCGTTTCATGATTTCATTAAGAAATCGCTTCACTTTGATGTCTCTTTAAGCCAGTTGAAGGATAAGGTTTGGAGATTAAAGAAGAAATTTGAGAACCATGTGAGCAAAGGGAAAAAGGGTGAAGATAAGACATTTTCGAAGGCTCATGACCAGAAATCCTTCGATTTGTCAAAAAAGATATGGGGTAGTGAAGCAATTAGTGGGGGAGGAGTTGATTTGGGTGTTAAGTCTAATGGCAAAGCAAAGAAGAATGGCGGCAATAATCAGAGAAGCAAGAGTTTTGCTACATTGAAGGCTGAACTGGGTTTGGACGTCGAGGAGACTGAGAAGGTTGATAAGATGGAGGTTGAGACTGAAAGCCATTCTAGTCTGAAACAGATTTTACAGTTTGATAGGACTGTGAGTGTAGCAGGAATGGAGGAGTGTGTGGTAAAGAGGGGACTGGATATGTTGGAGGGAGCGAAAAAGGCTGAGATGGAAGAAAAATGGAGGCAGTTGCATGTTGCTGAATTGGAGCTGTTTCTGAAGAGGAATGAGTTGATAAGGGAGCAGGCAAAGCTGATGCTGGCTGCATATAAGACTGAGTAGGATTAGGCTATGGTAAAGTATAATTGTGGCTTTCTTGGTTGCGTTTATGTCGTAGTTGCTAGGTTAGTATTATTTCTGTGTTTATGATTTGGTGACTCTGTAACTTTTA is a window from the Manihot esculenta cultivar AM560-2 chromosome 16, M.esculenta_v8, whole genome shotgun sequence genome containing:
- the LOC110603669 gene encoding GLABROUS1 enhancer-binding protein-like, with amino-acid sequence MAPKRSTPLDDPPAASSEEEEESSSGEEEDGEEEEGSSSEEEGTQGKPQKPSSQPASQIQTAKPVHKKPDSESESDESDSESDSDADRPNHARDATVKPIASKPMEETPTKTTKLRSKPSASSSATAKSTAAVKRASESDRDPKDSKRGKKKDSESDGVVEKSEDTKKQLFQRLWSEDDEIAVLKGIIDFTEKKGTDPSKDMTSFHDFIKKSLHFDVSLSQLKDKVWRLKKKFENHVSKGKKGEDKTFSKAHDQKSFDLSKKIWGSEAISGGGVDLGVKSNGKAKKNGGNNQRSKSFATLKAELGLDVEETEKVDKMEVETESHSSLKQILQFDRTVSVAGMEECVVKRGLDMLEGAKKAEMEEKWRQLHVAELELFLKRNELIREQAKLMLAAYKTE